A single window of Flavobacteriales bacterium DNA harbors:
- a CDS encoding PAS domain S-box protein — MYTDHYIEEISTPLFRDIFEQAPDAMLVVGSDDTILTINRRTEMLFGYPGKELVGRKLDILLPGEWKQPHASHHAEFTSQPENKSKNHDTDLYGRHKNGGNIPVAISLSPLESVARGLIAVAIRDISERKKMEIMLRLAEGERQFQQALDMIMEGAQIIGPDWRYVYVNNAAAEHGKHKREELIGKTMMEMYPGIENTRLYDTLRLCLESNRGEQFVNEFVYPDQSKAYFELRIQPVPQGLFILSIDVTGRIKNEHELTDRNRELKDSNDALEQFAYIASHDLQEPLRTVSNYIGLLDRTYAQQLNERGKLYITHISNATHRMQLLIKGLLEFARIGKQSEREFVDINHLIHQVLEDLSLLVSEQNARLVIDTMPDRMYVCSEDIRRLFQNLITNGIKFRQPDVLPKIEIGAVEENNAWKFWVKDNGIGIDPKFHKRIFLMFQRLHTRKTHDGSGIGLAHCKKIVESHSGRLWVESAPNAGSTFYFTLSKNSIHEFQD; from the coding sequence ATGTACACCGATCATTACATAGAGGAGATCTCAACCCCGCTATTCAGGGATATTTTTGAACAGGCTCCGGACGCCATGTTGGTGGTAGGATCCGACGATACCATACTTACAATCAACCGCCGGACTGAAATGCTGTTCGGATATCCGGGCAAGGAACTTGTTGGAAGGAAGCTTGATATCTTACTCCCCGGCGAATGGAAACAACCACATGCATCTCACCACGCCGAATTCACATCGCAACCGGAAAACAAATCCAAAAACCATGACACCGACCTGTACGGCCGCCATAAAAACGGCGGAAACATACCGGTTGCGATCAGCCTGAGCCCGCTTGAGTCGGTTGCACGCGGACTGATAGCCGTGGCGATCCGGGACATTTCCGAACGCAAAAAAATGGAAATAATGCTGAGGCTGGCGGAAGGTGAACGCCAATTCCAGCAGGCCCTCGACATGATCATGGAAGGTGCACAGATCATCGGTCCCGACTGGCGGTATGTGTATGTGAACAATGCGGCAGCGGAACATGGAAAGCACAAACGGGAAGAACTGATCGGCAAAACCATGATGGAAATGTATCCGGGCATTGAGAACACCCGGTTATATGATACGCTCAGGTTATGCCTGGAAAGCAACCGGGGTGAACAATTCGTCAATGAGTTTGTATACCCGGATCAGTCCAAAGCGTATTTCGAACTGCGCATACAACCTGTTCCCCAGGGGCTTTTCATTCTCTCGATAGATGTCACCGGGCGCATAAAAAATGAACATGAACTGACCGACCGGAACCGGGAATTAAAAGATTCCAACGATGCATTGGAACAATTCGCCTACATCGCTTCTCACGATCTCCAGGAGCCACTTCGTACAGTTTCAAATTACATAGGGCTGCTCGATCGTACATACGCACAACAACTGAATGAACGCGGGAAGTTGTACATCACCCACATCAGCAACGCCACGCACCGGATGCAACTCCTGATCAAGGGACTGTTGGAATTTGCACGAATCGGCAAGCAAAGCGAGAGGGAATTCGTAGACATAAACCACCTCATCCATCAGGTACTGGAAGACCTCAGCCTGCTGGTCTCGGAACAAAACGCCCGACTGGTAATAGACACCATGCCCGATCGCATGTATGTATGCTCGGAAGACATCCGCCGGTTGTTTCAGAACCTCATCACCAATGGCATTAAATTCCGGCAACCGGATGTGCTTCCCAAAATAGAGATCGGAGCGGTGGAAGAAAACAACGCCTGGAAATTCTGGGTGAAGGACAACGGCATCGGGATCGATCCCAAGTTTCACAAGCGCATATTCCTGATGTTCCAAAGGCTACATACCCGCAAAACGCATGATGGTTCCGGCATTGGTCTTGCACATTGTAAAAAAATCGTTGAATCACATTCGGGACGTTTATGGGTGGAGTCCGCCCCGAATGCCGGTAGTACATTTTACTTTACCCTTTCAAAAAATTCAATACATGAGTTCCAGGATTAA